From the Corythoichthys intestinalis isolate RoL2023-P3 chromosome 15, ASM3026506v1, whole genome shotgun sequence genome, one window contains:
- the LOC130931573 gene encoding uncharacterized protein LOC130931573, with protein sequence MKKCNGFDKKLCFCALVTLVSFIYWISTMSTAVSHQPAFKMAHVVRDDPTVMLSKSVKVSPGVSNSPLVPQTVKVPSAVTVPNTMKVHHTETVPPAVKIPPGLKVPPENKVPHKVTVPPAVKVTSGVKVPPAVPALNTVKVPLTDKVLPVVNVLPEAKVPPAAMVPPVAKVPPGVKVPPVAKVPPGVKLPPTIKVPPATCPVRVSYESITRLTGTEHLLVSAYVDGRYPGKDVRVIAICKRYPLPQLHCVFCCQDSLTQVSPAKVAPHPHLWGYKYVSTYVTCQIPAGCRDSHVTLVPSERRAHTENLTWLPVRNRKEGAKVERKLEFNLTVCISVMYQPFNDVLRTAQVLEMYRLLGVDKVMIYHTSSGPEMTRLLRSYGQDGLVEIIPWPIDKFLYVAPGWLPSTSHADVHYFGQLVTLNDCIYRSMYRSRYVLLNDVDEIIMPYRHNDLVSMMNELQQQHPDVSEFQIDSQVFTRPENATEIFGTSRWENVPGLDIMQRIHRARYYRQHKMIVQPRLTEETSVHMVTKRSGKFYMVPEEVCRVAHVRDISSEMRKQKEPILDKRLLDFQQKLIPAVDRALKCGYYSQCEQDHKKP encoded by the exons ATGAAAAAATGCAACGGCTTTGATAAGAAATTGTGCTTCTGTGCCTTGGTCACCTTGGTCAGCTTCATCTACTGGATCAGCACAATGAGTACTGCTGTGTCTCACCAACCCGCGTTCAAGATGGCCCATGTGGTCAGGGATGACCCCACAGTGATGCTGTCCAAGTCAGTAAAGGTGTCCCCTGGTGTCTCAAACAGTCCGCTGGTGCCTCAAACAGTCAAGGTTCCCTCTGCAGTCACAGTGCCCAACACAATGAAGGTGCACCACACAGAGACAGTACCCCCTGCAGTCAAGATTCCCCCTGGACTCAAGGTACCCCCTGAGAACAAGGTGCCCCACAAGGTCACAGTGCCCCCTGCAGTCAAAGTTACTTCTGGGGTAAAGGTGCCCCCTGCAGTCCCAGCACTAAATACAGTCAAGGTGCCCCTCACAGACAAGGTTCTCCCTGTGGTCAATGTGCTCCCTGAGGCTAAGGTCCCCCCAGCAGCCATGGTGCCCCCTGTGGCAAAGGTTCCCCCTGGGGTCAAGGTGCCCCCTGTGGCAAAGGTTCCCCCTGGGGTCAAGTTGCCACCCACGATTAAGGTTCCACCTGCCACATGCCCCGTCCGGGTGAGCTATGAGTCCATCACGCGTCTGACTGGCACCGAGCACTTGCTGGTGTCGGCCTATGTGGACGGGAGGTACCCTGGCAAGGACGTGCGCGTCATCGCCATCTGCAAGAGGTATCCCTTGCCGCAGCTGCACTGCGTCTTCTGTTGCCAGGATTCATTGACTCAAGTGAGCCCGGCGAAGGTGGCGCCGCATCCCCACCTCTGGGGCTACAAGTACGTCAGCACCTACGTCACGTGTCAGATCCCGGCGGGTTGCCGAGACTCGCATGTAACCCTGGTGCCGTCTGAACGCCGTGCCCATACGGAGAACCTGACGTGGTTGCCCGTCAGGAACCGGAAGGAGGGGGCAAAGGTGGAGAGAAAACTAGAGTTCAACTTGACGGTATGCATCTCCGTCATGTACCAACCATTCAACGATGTCCTCCGGACGGCGCAGGTCCTTGAGATGTACAG ATTGCTGGgcgtggacaaggtgatgatctaCCACACCAGTAGCGGCCCGGAAATGACCCGCTTATTGCGCAGCTATGGTCAGGATGGTTTGGTGGAGATCATCCCTTGGCCTATCGACAAGTTCCTCTACGTGGCTCCCGGTTGGCTTCCCTCAACGAGCCACGCCGACGTGCACTACTTCGGGCAATTGGTCACGCTGAACGACTGCATTTACCGATCCATGTATCGCTCGCGCTACGTCCTCCTGAACGACGTGGACGAGATCATCATGCCGTACCGCCACAACGACTTGGTGTCCATGATGAACGAGCTCCAACAGCAGCATCCCGAT GTGAGCGAATTCCAAATCGACAGCCAGGTTTTTACCCGGCCGGAGAACGCTACAGAGATTTTTGGAACATCTAGATGGGAAAACGTGCCGGGACTTGACATCATGCAACGCATCCACCGCGCTCGTTATTATCGACAACACAAGATGATTGTTCAGCCAAG ATTGACGGAAGAGACATCGGTGCACATGGTGACGAAGCGATCTGGGAAATTCTACATGGTCCCGGAGGAGGTGTGTCGCGTGGCTCACGTCCGCGACATTTCGTCCGAAATGCGCAAGCAGAAGGAACCCATTCTGGATAAGAGGCTGTTGGATTTCCAGCAAAAACTCATTCCCGCAGTCGATCGCGCATTGAAGTGCGGTTATTATTCGCAGTGCGAACAAGACCACAAAAAACCCTGA